In one Culex quinquefasciatus strain JHB chromosome 2, VPISU_Cqui_1.0_pri_paternal, whole genome shotgun sequence genomic region, the following are encoded:
- the LOC6038007 gene encoding vacuolar protein sorting-associated protein 52 homolog, translated as MSTSDTIEDGEVQELLKTTGTDLRQYSAQIEKEFKEVENRSIEDYIAQSQNIANLHNQIGTTSNILERMEAGLMEIQSALNNISTEITTLQKKSVSMSVQLTNRQSIRAQLSQFIEDMAVPEEMIQTIMEVPVTEKEFLTHLMELNHKLNLMKELNFKESKSSQDISEVLFKLKIKAMSKLRVYCMEQIYKFRKPMTNYQIPQNAMLKFKFFFEFILSNERGVAQDICNEYIDTMGKIYYSYFKSYSTRLAALKFEEAVSKDDLMGLEDTVTRSIFSKTSSLKNKSTVFSIGDRGDVLNQQLEAPIIVPHAQQKTRYPYESLFRSEQYALVDNACREYLFVTEFFIVRGPQAQELFNQIMGKTMTMLIKNLETYVQDCYDTIALFLCIQLCLRYQLMCHKRCVPALDKYWDNLQAVIWPRFEQVFRMNIQSIQECDPTKFPKETGPHYITRRYAEFSAAIVGISENFPNELVSHLLLELQEEVKCFMLRMAAIFTTRKEQLIYLINNYDLVLGVLMERTRDNSKEAEAFRELLSTRSSEYVEEILAPHLGGIIQYVKDCEQLLEREQTDEFKRQERRSLQLVASFSVNWKKSLEELNREVFLSFPSLVTGSQLLQLALAQLVQYYHKFYKLLTPSARAQLVNIHVIMIEIKKYKSNY; from the exons ATGTCCACCAGCGACACGATCGAGGACGGCGAAGTGCAGGAGCTTCTGAAAACGACGGGAACCGACCTGCGCCAGTACTCGGCCCAGATCGAGAAGGAGTTCAAGGAGGTGGAGAATCGTTCGATTGAGGATTATATCGCGCAGAGCCAGAATATCGCAAATCTGCACAACCAGATTGGAACCACTTCGAACATACTGGAGCGGATGGAGGCTGGGCTGATGGAGATTCAAAGTGCGCTGAATAACATTAGCACGGAAATTACGACGCTGCAGAAGAAATCCGTTTCGATGTCGGTTCAGTTGACGAACAGGCAGTCGATTCGTGCGCAGTTGTCGCAGTTTATTGAGGATATGGCCGTTCCGGAGGAGATGATACAGACCATAATGGAGGTTCCGGTAACGGAGAAGGAGTTTTTGACGCACTTGATGGAGCTTAACCATAAGTTGAATCTGATGAAGGAGTTGAACTTTAAAGAGTCGAAATCTTCGCAGGACATCTCCGAGGTCCTTTTTAAGCTGAAGATCAAAGCGATGAGCAAGCTGCGGGTGTATTGCATGGAACAGATTTACAAGTTCCGCAAACCGATGACCAACTACCAGATCCCGCAGAACGCGATGCTAAAGTTTAAGTTTTTCTTCGAGTTTATATTGTCGAATGAACGTGGCGTGGCGCAGGATATCTGCAACGAGTACATTGACACGATGGGCAAGATTTACTACAGCTACTTCAAGAGCTACTCGACGCGGCTGGCCGCGCTCAAGTTCGAGGAGGCCGTCTCGAAGGACGATCTGATGGGGCTGGAGGACACGGTTACGAGGAGCATCTTTTCCAAGACCAGCTCGCTGAAGAACAAGAGCACCGTGTTTTCGATTGGGGACCGCGGGGACGTACTTAACCAGCAGCTGGAGGCACCGATAATCGTGCCACACGCGCAGCAAAAGACGCGCTATCCGTACGAGTCGCTGTTCCGGTCGGAGCAGTACGCCCTCGTGGACAATGCCTGCCGGGAGTATCTGTTTGTGACGGAGTTCTTCATCGTGCGCGGACCGCAGGCGCAAGAGCTGTTTAACCAGATTATGGGCAAGACGATGACGATGCTGATT AAAAACCTAGAAACTTACGTCCAGGATTGTTACGACACGATTGCCCTCTTTCTCTGCATCCAACTTTGTCTCCGCTATCAACTGATGTGCCACAAACGGTGCGTTCCGGCGTTGGACAAGTATTGGGACAACCTCCAGGCGGTCATTTGGCCTCGCTTTGAGCAGGTCTTCCGTATGAACATCCAAAGCATCCAGGAGTGCGATCCGACCAAATTCCCCAAAGAAACTGGACCGCATTAC ATCACCCGCCGCTACGCGGAATTCTCCGCGGCCATCGTCGGAATCTCCGAAAACTTTCCGAACGAGCTGGTCAGCCACCTGCTGCTGGAACTGCAGGAAGAGGTCAAGTGTTTCATGCTGCGAATGGCTGCAATTTTCACCACCCGAAAGGAGCAGCTGATCTATCTGATTAACAACTACGACCTGGTGCTGGGAGTCCTCATGGAACGCACCCGGGACAATTCCAAGGAAGCGGAAGCCTTCCGCGAGCTGCTGAGCACGCGCAGTTCCGAGTACGTGGAGGAAATCCTGGCGCCCCACCTCGGCGGAATCATCCAGTACGTCAAGGACTGCGAGCAGCTGCTGGAGAGGGAACAAACGGACGAGTTCAAACGGCAGGAGCGCCGATCGCTCCAGCTCGTGGCCAGCTTCTCCGTCAACTGGAAAAAATCCCTCGAGGAGCTGAACCGCGAGGTGTTTCTCTCATTCCCGTCGCTGGTGACCGGCTCGCAGCTGCTGCAACTCGCGCTCGCCCAACTCGTGCAGTATTATCACAAGTTCTACAAACTGCTCACGCCCAGCGCCCGCGCACAGCTCGTCAACATTCACGTGATCATGAtcgaaatcaaaaagtataagAGTAACTATTAA
- the LOC6038003 gene encoding calponin homology domain-containing protein DDB_G0272472, with protein MSQKNKQWNHNRNTRNSGGGQGGDGGGGGGGAGGGGGNGPGNRNWNSGGRFNNGRRSFRGNYGGGGGGRGRGGGHFNQWNRNGGGGMGGPDGNYQRQNQNQNNWQQSPQGKQGVKHPPMEIPLALTVPPPLLMPQIAPSLMMDFDAPDLDLPTGNGTIIQSAKAVAQPGDNSPEGFLGFSESEPAANGSDAVKHVEKLELPPDGNELFKLIEDEALKIITEQPSCSNAAVNSATPSTSAAVAGSSASASQIQERRATFERSADQVTRKLINQLTTMNKYNLKQMINNPDSKYESALKTHARQKLRAEVRRQLRNFNLPEGTSAQTKATICGMLEPDECVDSDKIPDALLEQIGKVLDLNLLLPDVNDTDPPANPAASCGAPPTEEDAIIASDVDASAAEVLDKNLGLTDDEGTLQLDAEDIFARAELLLMKGSESTRQGNSSGPSSPTEEMFPNDQIESIVSEENGIDKVEIIVIDSDSDDETPPAKPPAEPVLAANQIKNEPMEQEEVAEKNSSEVAEQNSSEVAEQNSSEVAEQNSSEVVDNNFPEMAEMSSSAEVAEKNSSEVVEEDTIPAEVAEETVITEMEVAAEVQIEQTEEIPEPATELVVEEVHSEEPVVEPAAEPEPEISPVEDGEITEEPQPEPPQTIVEQDKDQTEEDEQQSDILELHAHDSQVELLGEEEIVEFDKEQIVLQQEEIVEREEVVQEQEVREEQSFKEREGNHVFDDSDEIVLTKRTDFEEPDEEDEERNKFAAPLQHKVMDKVDIKIEQEEEEEVEESGTGCLSDAMACVFPCLLRVNTVEELNKKASSLPVVTRGRSTEDAEPPAPLREDIFEEPPKKPKKKPIIDITTLQSSKEAEPSAPLREDIFEEPPKKPLKKPIIDITTLRSTEAAEPPAPLREEPPKKPLKKPIIDITDLKIPDVDFSGDPLPHDPAQSAAVETLETPSDIIRVPSFAELTVRRSKNPRTYKPNLVHHELPPKRDNKSSSASPTHSTCSTASSKSHDTSSTDVNPLRAKLGLPVNTPIGNTPNITQRVSRKSEHALRSSRSCANLGNQPGENGTTAADDSSPQIDLPEAKEARKARSQTPGPKQAAEQLNEKKQKKAKHSKRRPYSPSDEVDPDLARKSPSPTSSRDSTPELAEAAPVPLRTTRAKSVDAKLFCPEKKEKKLKIKLRSKSRPRDPDEIRREKIKEEIRQLEIEMEEERERELAKQKQQERERERELLREKEKEIEQALARERALAIEKERELELAKERERQRQQELAREKERQRQVELAKEKERLRLLELEKQRIAAELAVEREKQRVLDLAREKERRAAELAKQREREQELAKQKERELELAREKEKAAELAREKERQKLLAREQERNRIAAELAAKDREREKQKEFAKEKGKKSKEVEKDTPEATGTTPAPTKEPSSSRERKRRQSTKPGAKPDESPKRSKSVSEIAKDSSTKEASKKDGKKETEANPESKKKDAKTVSKTKETNGTAATVEKSSKEASKEKDTKESHKKDKHPKEIPKEIPKEPEPSPEKPPETVEESTDDKRRKKKKSLLRGPDLVKGRKESPDEEPTTEPTTEPIGNQPNAEALESGSEASLPEGSSNQALAASVSLAEKSMTHRTASPRPWKSPGEKKQLPVTPLATEAPATTPATTVTTAPAPPPVEQPTVPTVATTSTVPAYSSLASIVTDAVRNNPSQTDVMARLSIPSNLVPESSVFAPVMGLLNQMQEIDNKMSDFQRRKMQIDSEMLKLNSEKFQIDQMSMQLQNERFMVLNAMRAALLECELTSLATAQSARRRHLEEDAKSMPRNKRRKSMPAPANVENSPHAPRPVTSHPDLSEAEAESDVPPTPTTSSGTSGGERTIRKITKISGNTQILKLFQRRRLISEKSAEEDQSDVEAAATAPTVEQSSTSTKRRRTRTEPPAAEVTVAQEPLAPTTTTTTTTVASDKQRQQTDSIQSESSESITVAQPPVATVVAAPATAVEQPSPTPSVASVEAPVVVKATSSPQEPAAAAAAVAQPAVTAPAATTATVTATTTTTTSPVAPPPSKKSKRENPPPRSVLTREVKIVLNKLNVKKRS; from the exons atgagccagaaaaacaAGCAGTGGAACCACAACCGGAACACACGCAATAGTGGCGGAGGTCAGGGTGGtgacggtggtggtggtggtggtggagcaGGCGGAGGAGGAGGTAATGGGCCTGGCAACCGAAACTGGAACTCTGGTGGTCGGTTCAACAACGGACGTCGATCGTTTCGTGGTAATTACGGAGGAGGAGGTGGAGGTCGCGGTCGCGGAGGTGGCCACTTTAATCAGTGGAACAGAAACGGAGGTGGCGGAATGGGTGGACCGGATGGGAACTATCAACGACAGAATCAGAACCAGAACAACTGGCAGCAGTCGCCGCAGGGTAAACAGGGCGTGAAGCATCCTCCGATGGAGATTCCGCTTGCGTTGACGGTTCCACCACCCTTGTTGATGCCCCAGATTGCACCGTCGCTGATGATGGATTTTGATGCGCCGGATCTGGATCTGCCAACGGGCAATGGAACCATCATCCAAAG TGCTAAGGCAGTTGCACAACCTGGAGACAACAGTCCGGAAGGTTTCCTAGGATTTTCCGAAAGTGAACCTGCGGCGAATGGAAGCGATGCGGTCAAG CACGTCGAAAAGCTGGAGTTGCCTCCGGACGGGAACGAGCTGTTCAAGCTGATCGAGGACGAAGCGCTGAAGATAATCACGGAGCAGCCGTCCTGTTCTAACGCGGCAGTAAACTCGGCCACGCCGTCCACGAGTGCAGCGGTGGCAGGCAGTTCCGCCAGCGCCAGCCAAATCCAGGAACGCCGGGCTACGTTCGAGCGAAGTGCCGACCAGGTGACGCGAAAGCTCATCAACCAGCTCACCACGATGAACAAGTACAACCTGAAACAGATGATCAACAATCCGGACAGCAAGTACGAGTCCGCTCTCAAGACGCACGCTCGTCAAAAACTTCGCGCCGAGGTTCGCCGCCAGTTGCGTAATTTCAACCTGCCCGAAGGAACGTCCGCCCAAACAAAGGCCACCATCTGTGGAATGCTCGAGCCGGACGAGTGCGTCGATTCGGACAAGATTCCGGATGCGCTGCTCGAGCAGATAGGAAAAGTTCTCGATCTGAACCTACTCCTCCCGGACGTAAACGATACGGACCCGCCAGCAAACCCGGCTGCATCCTGTGGCGCACCCCCCACCGAGGAAGACGCCATCATTGCCAGCGATGTGGACGCATCGGCCGCAGAAGTCCTGGACAAAAATCTCGGCCTGACCGACGACGAAGGCACGCTGCAACTCGACGCGGAAGACATCTTTGCCCGGGCCGAACTGCTGCTGATGAAGGGCAGTGAATCGACCCGCCAGGGCAACTCGTCCGGCCCAAGCTCCCCGACCGAGGAAATGTTCCCCAACGATCAGATTGAATCCATCGTCAGCGAAGAGAACGGCATCGACAAGGTAGAAATTATCGTAATTGATTCCGACAGCGATGACGAAACACCCCCGGCGAAACCACCGGCCGAACCTGTTTTGGCAGCGAATCAAATCAAGAATGAACCCATGGAGCAAGAAGAGGTCGCGGAGAAGAACTCATCCGAGGTGGCGGAACAGAACTCATCCGAGGTGGCGGAACAGAACTCATCCGAGGTAGCGGAACAGAACTCATCCGAAGTCGTAGACAATAACTTCCCCGAGATGGCGGAAATGAGTTCATCGGCAGAAGTTGCAGAGAAAAACTCATCCGAGGTTGTGGAGGAAGATACAATACCAGCCGAGGTCGCTGAAGAAACGGTCATTACCGAGATGGAAGTCGCGGCGGAAGTGCAGATCGAGCAAACCGAAGAAATCCCGGAGCCGGCAACTGAGCTGGTCGTCGAGGAAGTTCATTCCGAGGAGCCAGTCGTTGAACCAGCAGCTGAACCAGAACCAGAGATCAGCCCCGTAGAAGATGGCGAGATCACGGAAGAGCCGCAACCCGAACCGCCGCAAACCATCGTCGAGCAGGACAAAGATCAAACCGAGGAAGACGAACAGCAGAGCGATATTCTTGAGCTGCACGCGCATGACTCGCAGGTTGAACTGCTGGGAGAGGAGGAGATTGTCGAGTTTGACAAGGAGCAAATCGTGCTGCAGCAGGAAGAAATCGTGGAACGCGAAGAAGTGGTACAGGAGCAGGAAGTCAGAGAAGAACAGAGCTTTAAAGAGCGCGAAGGCAACCATGTGTTTGATGACTCGGACGAGATTGTCTTGACGAAGAGAACTGACTTTGAAGAACCGGATGAGGAAGACGAAGAGCGGAACAAGTTTGCTGCACCTTTACAACACAAAGTGATGGATAAAGTGGACATCAAAATCGAacaagaggaagaagaagaagtagaAGAGTCCGGGACAGGGTGTTTGAGCGACGCCATGGCGTGCGTGTTTCCGTGCTTGTTACGCGTCAACACCGTGGAAGAGCTCAACAAAAAGGCCAGCAGTTTGCCCGTTGTGACAAGGGGACGAAGCACGGAGGACGCCGAACCTCCGGCACCACTTCGAGAGGACATATTCGAGGAGCCACCGAAGAAACCGAAGAAAAAACCAATTATAGACATTACAACATTACAAAGCTCCAAGGAGGCCGAACCTTCGGCACCACTGCGAGAGGACATATTCGAGGAGCCGCCGAAGAAACCGCTGAAAAAGCCAATTATAGACATTACAACATTACGAAGCACGGAGGCAGCCGAACCTCCGGCACCACTGCGAGAGGAGCCACCGAAGAAACCGCTGAAAAAGCCAATTATAGACATTACGGACTTGAAGATTCCCGATGTCGACTTTTCCGGAGATCCCTTACCGCATGATCCAGCCCAATCCGCGGCGGTTGAAACCCTGGAGACACCCTCGGACATCATCCGCGTTCCGTCCTTTGCCGAGTTGACCGTCCGCCGGTCCAAAAACCCCAGAACATACAAACCGAATCTCGTGCATCACGAGCTGCCGCCGAAGCGGGACAACAAATCTTCGTCCGCGTCCCCCACCCATTCGACCTGCagtacagcgtcctcaaaatcTCACGACACATCATCGACCGACGTTAACCCGCTGCGGGCCAAACTGGGCCTGCCCGTGAACACACCCATCGGCAACACCCCGAACATCACCCAGAGAGTCTCTCGCAAGAGCGAACACGCCCTCCGTTCCAGTCGCTCCTGCGCCAACCTTGGCAACCAACCCGGCGAGAACGGAACGACCGCCGCTGACGACTCGTCGCCGCAAATCGACCTGCCGGAAGCGAAGGAAGCCCGCAAGGCGAGATCTCAAACGCCCGGGCCGAAGCAGGCCGCCGAGCAGCTGAACGAGAAGAAGCAAAAGAAAGCAAAGCACTCCAAGCGGCGACCGTACTCGCCCAGCGACGAGGTGGATCCGGACCTGGCGCGAAAGTCGCCCTCGCCGACCAGTTCGCG CGACTCAACCCCGGAACTGGCTGAAGCGGCACCGGTGCCGTTGCGCACCACCCGTGCAAAGTCCGTCGATGCGAAGCTGTTCTGCCCGGAGAAGAAGGAAAAGAAGTTGAAAATTAAGCTACGGAGCAAGTCGCGACCGCGTGACCCGGACGAGATCCGGCGGGAGAAAATCAAGGAGGAAATCCGCCAGCTCGAGATCGAAATGGAGGAGGAACGGGAGCGCGAACTGGCCAAACAAAAGCAGCAAGAGCGGGAGCGAGAGCGCGAGTTGCTGCGGGAGAAAGAGAAGGAAATCGAGCAGGCACTGGCAAGGGAGCGAGCGCTCGCCATCGAGAAAGAGCGCGAGCTCGAACTGGCGAAGGAGCGAGAAAGACAGCGCCAGCAGGAGTTGGCCCGTGAAAAGGAACGACAGCGGCAGGTGGAGCTGGCAAAGGAGAAAGAGAGGCTGCGACTGCTCGAGCTGGAGAAGCAGCGAATAGCCGCGGAGCTGGCAGTTGAGAGAGAGAAGCAGCGAGTGCTGGATTTGGCACGGGAAAAGGAAAGACGTGCGGCCGAGCTGGCCAAGCAGCGAGAGAGGGAGCAAGAGCTGGCGAAGCAGAAAGAAAGAGAGCTTGAGTTGGCACGGGAGAAAGAGAAGGCAGCGGAACTGGCACGGGAGAAGGAGCGGCAGAAGCTGCTTGCGAGAGAGCAAGAAAGAAATAGAATAGCGGCTGAACTCGCAGCAAAGGATAGAGAGCGAGAAAAACAGAAAGAGTTTGCAAAAGAGAAAGGTAAAAAGAGCAAAGAAGTTGAGAAGGATACGCCCGAAGCAACTGGAACGACCCCAGCTCCGACGAAAGAGCCATCGTCGTCTCGGGAGCGGAAAAGAAGGCAATCGACCAAGCCAGGTGCTAAACCCGACGAGTCGCCGAAGCGATCCAAATCAGTGAGTGAGATTGCCAAGGATTCGTCGACGAAGGAAGCGTCCAAGAAGGATGGGAAAAAGGAAACGGAAGCAAATCCTGAGAGCAAGAAGAAAGATGCCAAAACAGTGTCCAAGACGAAGGAAACGAACGGAACTGCAGCAACGGTCGAGAAGAGTTCAAAGGAAGCTAGCAAAGAAAAAGACACAAAAGAGTCGCATAAGAAGGACAAACATCCGAAAGAAATCCCGAAAGAAATCCCGAAAGAGCCGGAACCGAGCCCAGAGAAGCCGCCCGAGACCGTTGAGGAATCCACCGATGACAAGCGACGTAAGAAGAAAAAGAGCCTACTGCGAGGTCCGGATTTGGTCAAGGGTCGAAAGGAGTCTCCGGACGAAGAACCAACGACAGAACCAACGACAGAACCGATCGGCAACCAACCGAACGCTGAAGCGCTGGAAAGTGGTTCCGAAGCAAGCCTGCCGGAAGGTTCGTCAAACCAAGCCCTTGCTGCTTCGGTATCGCTTGCGGAAAAATCCATGACCCACCGTACAGCCTCACCTCGGCCATGGAAGTCTCCCGGAGAGAAGAAACAGCTTCCAGTTACGCCCCTAGCCACGGAAGCACCAGCAACAACACCTGCTACGACGGTCACCACTGCACCAGCTCCACCTCCCGTTGAACAACCGACCGTGCCAACGGTGGCGACTACGTCAACTGTACCGGCTTATTCCAGCTTGGCCTCGATCGTAACGGACGCGGTTCGTAACAACCCTTCGCAGACGGACGTCATGGCGCGCCTATCGATTCCGTCGAACCTTGTTCCCGAATCGAGTGTATTTGCACCGGTCATGGGTTTGCTGAACCAGATGCAGGAAATCGACAACAAAATGAGCGATTTCCAGCGCCGTAAGATGCAGATCGACAGCGAAATGCTCAAGCTCAACTCGGAAAAGTTCCAGATCGATCAAATGTCGATGCAACTGCAGAACGAACGTTTTATGGTTCTGAACGCAATGCGGGCCGCCCTGCTAGAGTGCGAGCTGACCAGTCTGGCAACGGCTCAAAGTGCCCGCCGGCGCCACCTGGAAGAGGATGCAAAGTCGATGCCCCGTAACAAGCGCCGAAAATCAATGCCAGCGCCGGCAAACGTCGAGAATTCACCCCACGCACCCCGTCCCGTGACCTCCCATCCGGATCTATCCGAAGCGGAAGCGGAATCGGACGTGCCCCCGACTCCGACCACTAGCAGCGGTACCAGCGGTGGCGAACGCACCATCCGGAAGATCACCAAAATCAGCGGCAACACCCAGATCCTGAAGCTGTTCCAGCGCCGTAGATTAATCTCGGAGAAATCCGCCGAAGAAGACCAGTCGGACGTGGAAGCCGCCGCGACCGCACCCACTGTGGAACAATCCTCGACGTCCACAAAACGACGCCGAACGCGAACCGAACCTCCCGCGGCCGAGGTCACCGTCGCCCAGGAGCCACTcgcaccgacgacgacgacgacaacgacgaccgTCGCAAGTGACAAACAGCGCCAGCAAACAGATTCGATCCAATCCGAATCGTCGGAATCGATTACGGTCGCTCAACCTCCCGTCGCCACCGTCGTCGCAGCCCCGGCCACCGCCGTAGAGCAACCTTCGCCAACACCATCGGTGGCCAGTGTCGAAGCACCAGTTGTTGTCAAGGCGACCTCCTCCCCGCAggaacctgctgctgctgctgctgctgttgctcaaCCAGCTGTGACGGCACCTGCCGCCACGACTGCAACCGTGACCGCGACCACGACTACGACGACGTCTCCGGTTGCGCCGCCGCCCAGCAAGAAATCGAAGAGGGAGAACCCGCCGCCCCGGAGCGTACTGACGCGCGAGGTAAAGATCGTCCTGAACAAGCTGAACGTGAAGAAACGCAGTTGA
- the LOC6038005 gene encoding ran GTPase-activating protein, protein MSNFDLNTLTSALGEAPAKTGVTFLGKALKWETEAGAKELIDAIDACGSLQFLNLEGNTLGVEAAQGIAKALEKHPELKEALWKDLFTGRMKTEIPIALKAMGQGMITAGAQLTVLDCSDNALGPNGMTGLVDLLQSTACYTLQQLMLNNCGLGITGGKMLSKALLACHAASSKTGKPLPLKVFIAGRNRLENDGAKALAEVFAAVKTLEQVEMPQNGIYHPGITALSEAFKVNANLRILNLNDNTIGPKGAEAIAEAIYDLQYLKEINFGDCLLKTKGAIFLGEALQDAHTGIEVLNFGYNEIGPEGGHAIVNATFNKENLSSLVLDGNQFGHDCREQLKESLSEFGRLNALDTLDADDSEGEEEEDDEDDEENGEEEEEEESDGSEGDETEEGAESEQADESTGSVYQPEIRNILAGDQSANASAIDLDQSLPNTVETYCQTNYPSETMFHALEESDKTEAFREYLRALSGEDYFVYLAFTILKLSEISEKNSEALRVTEALFSDAYTFAKENNRLKSLRNFLLIQLGLLKCEDHAFKPGYNVQGCRHALKNAITKNIVPEEEQSFFKVFLEHRG, encoded by the exons ATGTCCAACTTTGACCTGAACACGCTCACGAGTGCCCTCGGCGAGGCACCGGCCAAAACTGGCGTCACCTTCCTGGGAAAAGCACTGAAATGGGAAACCGAAGCCGGCG CCAAGGAACTGATCGATGCGATCGACGCGTGCGGCAGCCTGCAGTTTCTGAACCTGGAGGGAAACACGCTCGGCGTGGAGGCCGCCCAGGGAATTGCCAAAGCGCTCGAAAAGCATCCGGAACTGAAGGAAGCGCTGTGGAAGGATTTGTTTACGGGCCGCATGAAGACGGAGATTCCGATCGCGCTGAAGGCGATGGGCCAGGGCATGATCACGGCCGGCGCGCAGCTGACCGTGCTGGACTGCAGCGATAACGCACTCGGCCCAAACGGGATGACCGGCCTCGTGGATCTGCTCCAGAGTACGGCCTGCTACACGCTGCAG CAACTGATGCTCAACAACTGCGGCCTCGGAATCACGGGCGGTAAAATGCTGTCCAAAGCGCTGCTCGCGTGCCACGCGGCCAGTTCCAAAACCGGCAAGCCCCTCCCACTTAAGGTCTTCATCGCCGGTCGAAACCGCCTCGAGAACGACGGTGCCAAAGCGTTGGCCGAGGTGTTTGCCGCCGTCAAAACGCTCGAGCAGGTCGAGATGCCCCAGAACGGGATTTACCATCCGGGGATTACGGCCCTGTCGGAGGCCTTTAAGGTGAACGCGAATTTGCGGATTTTAAACCTGAACGACAACACGATCGGACCGAAGGGGGCGGAGGCCATCGCGGAAGCTATTTACGATCTGCAGTATTTGAAGGAGATTAACTTTGGGGATTGTTTGCTGAAGACGAAGGGCGCGATCTTTCTGGGGGAGGCCCTGCAGGATGCGCACACCGGCATTGAGGTGTTGAATTTTGGTTACAACGAGATTGGACCGGAAGGTGGACATGCCATTGTGAACGCTACGTTCAACAAGGAAAACTTGAGTTCGCTAGTGCTGGACGGGAATCAGTTTGGACACGACTGCCGAGAGCAGCTGAAGGAGAGCTTGTCCGAGTTTGGGAGGTTGAACGCGCTGGACACTTTGGACGCGGACGATTCCGAGGGTGAAGAGGAAGAGGACGACGAAGATGACGAAGAAAATGGCgaagaggaagaggaggaggaaaGCGATGGAAGTGAGGGAGATGAGACCGAAGAGGGCGCCGAGTCGGAACAGGCGGACGAATCTACTGGGAGTGTCTATCAGCCGGAAATTAGGAACATTCTTGCAGGAGATCAGAGTGCGAACGCCAGCGCCATTGACCTGGACCAATCGCTGCCGAACACGGTAGAGACGTACTGCCAAACGAACTACCCCTCGGAGACGATGTTCCACGCGCTAGAAGAATCGGACAAAACCGAAGCGTTCCGGGAATATCTACGCGCCCTGTCGGGTGAGGACTACTTTGTCTACCTTGCCTTTACCATTCTGAAGCTGTCGGAGATTTCCGAAAAGAACTCGGAAGCTCTCCGCGTGACAGAGGCACTCTTCTCGGACGCGTACACCTTCGCCAAGGAGAACAACCGGCTTAAGAGCCTCCGGAACTTCCTGCTGATCCAGCTGGGTCTGCTCAAGTGCGAGGACCACGCGTTCAAGCCCGGTTACAACGTGCAGGGTTGCCGCCACGCGCTCAAAAATGCCATCACAAAGAACATCGTGCCCGAGGAGGAGCAAAGCTTTTTCAAGGTATTCTTAGAACATCGGGGTTAA
- the LOC119766837 gene encoding uncharacterized protein LOC119766837 — protein MSQQQPPNNKRPIAVNSHYGQQQQRRDRFQQHINVPVSPRDVLDPARRRPSWRPPLHPSWTWRNAGNTSNNYGEGRSGGLKRSYVGALIYRTGGGAPECDSGELAVHVFDGYRVKIRRLETESRAVDRFSKKKPLRSHLSSNLFVVQKLVPVQYSTQTYFELDLDGGFKQRHEVTLNFQRKFVTKLVCSFEPSDKCFYSEAYLNVF, from the exons ATGTCCCAGCAACAACCCCCCAACAACAAGCGTCCAATCGCCGTTAATTCTCACtatggccagcagcagcagcgccgggatcGCTTCCAGCAGCACATCAACGTACCCGTTTCCCCGCGGGACGTCCTAGATCCGGCCCGGCGACGCCCATCGTGGCGTCCGCCGCTTCACCCCTCCTGGACGTGGAGGAACGCCGGCAACACCTCGAACAACTACGGCGAGGGGAGGTCGGGGGGACTGAAGCGAAGCTATGTTGGGGCGCTGATTTACAGGACCGGTGGCGGAGCGCCGGAGTGCGATTCCGGCGAGTTGGCCGTGCACGTGTTTGACGGGTATCGCGTCAAGAT tcGTCGCTTGGAGACGGAATCCAGGGCTGTTGATCGGTTTTCCAAGAAGAAACCGCTGCGAAGCCACTTGAGTTCGAATCTGTTTGTCGTGCAGAAGCTGGTTCCCGTCCAATATTCGACCCAGACTTATTTTGAGCTGGACTTGGACGGTGGATTCAAGCAGCGCCACGAAGTTACGTTGAACTTTCAACGGAAATTTGTTACAAAGTTGGTGTGTTCGTTTGAGCCCTCGGACAAGTGTTTCTATTCCGAGGCTTATCTAAATGTTTTCTAA
- the LOC6038004 gene encoding thioredoxin domain-containing protein 17, whose protein sequence is MWLNRAARMVVRHHVKSWEDFTKLAESLQGKGEPVHVLFTGDKDEQGNSWCPYCVKAAPVVEEALNSGVAAENSHFIAVEIDRPFWKDLNNPYRKDPRTNLVFLPTLLRWKSPQRLDGERVSSKDLVEMLLGDED, encoded by the exons ATGTGGTTGAATCGTGCCGCCAGGATGGTTGTCAGACATCACGTAAAGTCGTGGGAGGATTTCACGAAGCTGGCGGAAAGCCTCCAGGGAAAGGGGGAGCCGGTGCACGTCCTGTTCACCGGTGATAAGGACGAGCAGGGGAATAGCTGGTGCCCGTACTGTGTGAAGG CTGCACCCGTCGTCGAGGAGGCCCTCAACAGTGGCGTGGCCGCGGAAAACAGCCACTTTATTGCGGTGGAAATCGACCGGCCCTT CTGGAAGGATCTGAACAATCCGTACCGCAAGGATCCGCGCACGAATTTGGTCTTTTTGCCCACGCTGCTTCGCTGGAAATCGCCGCAGCGGCTCGATGGCGAACGGGTTTCGAGCAAGGATCTCGTCGAAATGCTGCTGGGCGATGAGGATTAA